The window TGGTATCATTTGTCTCCAAGCGCAAGCTAATggttaaattcatatattttctatgaaCAAAATTCCTTGAGATGTGCTTGGGATCATAttcttaaattctttattcattatgGATTACTGTCACAAAGGTCTGCTTGTCTATTTTTCCAATATCAGCCcagcatatactgtaatatataagaatgatgataatttacttttaacagaattttcaaCCTATTACTTATGCATGAAATGCAAAAACTTTAGCCAAATTTCTTATAAGGTAAATTCAGGATAGAGtatcttatataaaattttttttattgtaatacaaattcagtataaaacaaaaatgctgtAATGCTgtaataaagtactgtattataATGCATGAAACTAACTTCCAGTAAAATAAGTCAGTAACCACTGCAATGATGCTCAAGGTAAAATTTACAATGATGAATACAGAGCAGACAGTGCCAAATCGAATGACTGAAATACAGGAGATTGGATAATATCAgggaaaaactggaaaagaattaAATTCATGACTAAACCAGGTATGGAAAACTGACTGAACAGAAAACTGGTTAGATAACTGGCTGCATATAGAAAAGTAGACACATAAGTCCAGTAAAACATTCGAAAGCCAATGCCTTTTTGGGAATCAAGAGGTAATCCACTATCCTCATCTAATAAAACATCACCACCTACTACTTCTTCAGGTTTCTTCACtcctaaaggaaaaaatttgtcaAGTGCTGTCAAATTCTTGTGAATAGAACTGGTAGAACCTAATTCAATTGCTGATGTATTAAACAAGTAATTTACTTCAGATGAATTTAATAAAGAGCATAAATTTCTTATTGACATTTTGTCATTAGTTTTACCTAAACCTTTTTCAAGAGTGTGGGTTTTAAAGCTGCAACTGGCATTCTTTGAATTTTCTGCAGCTTTGTGACAAAGTGCCTTAAGCAGATTTGATATATTGGTAAAGTTGCCTTCACGATTAACTttgttcttttcaaaataaaatctttcataaaaCTCTCTATCAAGGCACTTCAAAAACAACTCCTTGAATACACTGAAATCTAAATTCTTCACAGGTTTCTGGAGCATTTTAATAATAGTTCTAGGATCAATTGTTCTTCTGGAGGAAGAATTTTCCTGTTTTAGTATGCCATCTTCAATGGctgaattttgttcatttatgtcTGTGGCTTTAGTTATGTTTGGAAAAAAAGATGTGGGCATAAGTTCTATGTTGTTGTCTATTTGACTAGTTCTCATACTACTACTGACTTTACAGTCGTCACTGTCACTAAAACATTTAATTGGAGTTTTATCAAGGTCATCTTCAttaggatttggatgaaattccGGTGaatttttacttgtaaaattcTCCAATGAACTGACATCTAGAGACTGTTGTGCATTTACTGCAACGAACTCTCCTACCCTCGAACGCAACATCTTGCTGTCATCGGTGTCATTGCTTGGAGataaaaaattcagaatgaagctttttaaattaaatttcagatACCTATATTACTGCCTGACCAGATTTTACATTTGAGGACAAGCATACAAATGTAGCAGTTTGGtacattaaaatatgaatgtgacaTACTTCAGTCTATGTTATCAGAATTTCAGACTGCACAAGAAAGCTACATAGTAAATTAATCATAAACCTAACATTCCTACTGAAATTGTACTCACCTGAGAATGAAGTTTCCTTTACATGACAATACAGCCAAGAAAAGGCTGCAACTCCAAAACAACTGCTTTCTACAAAATGCCATTTTCAGTAGTGATCCCAACTgcttttctgaaaaagaaattaccATTCTATGATTACATGCCAAAGCAAATTATAGACCAAAGCATCTGTGAAATTACTGAAAAGTGGTGAAGTaccatcaatcaatcagtctaacTACAGGGAAAAAAAGGGTGAAGAAAAGTAGAGTCAAAGATAGTCAGAGCAGACTAGATATGCTGgtcaagagaggaagaagtaaTCAATAAGACATTTAGGCAGTAAAGTGGCACCTTAGCCTGATGTAGCCTGATG of the Macrobrachium rosenbergii isolate ZJJX-2024 chromosome 16, ASM4041242v1, whole genome shotgun sequence genome contains:
- the LOC136847240 gene encoding uncharacterized protein isoform X1 → MAFCRKQLFWSCSLFLAVLSCKGNFILSNDTDDSKMLRSRVGEFVAVNAQQSLDVSSLENFTSKNSPEFHPNPNEDDLDKTPIKCFSDSDDCKVSSSMRTSQIDNNIELMPTSFFPNITKATDINEQNSAIEDGILKQENSSSRRTIDPRTIIKMLQKPVKNLDFSVFKELFLKCLDREFYERFYFEKNKVNREGNFTNISNLLKALCHKAAENSKNASCSFKTHTLEKGLGKTNDKMSIRNLCSLLNSSEVNYLFNTSAIELGSTSSIHKNLTALDKFFPLGVKKPEEVVGGDVLLDEDSGLPLDSQKGIGFRMFYWTYVSTFLYAASYLTSFLFSQFSIPGLVMNLILFQFFPDIIQSPVFQSFDLALSALYSSL